Proteins encoded within one genomic window of Deinococcus metallilatus:
- a CDS encoding CPBP family glutamic-type intramembrane protease → MFITPLVLASLSLSLRQRHPGGRLSPGWLIGCAAVTNTLFALAHLCNSPDLPHHPAVLGLVIPQLMSGAVFSWVATRSGLRAAMLCHGCDNALVTVLGAVPLVWRVLTS, encoded by the coding sequence ATGTTCATCACGCCCCTGGTCCTGGCCTCGTTGTCCCTGAGCCTGCGTCAGCGGCATCCCGGCGGACGACTTTCCCCCGGCTGGCTGATCGGCTGCGCGGCGGTGACGAACACGCTCTTCGCGCTGGCGCACCTGTGCAACTCCCCCGATCTGCCTCACCACCCGGCCGTACTCGGCCTGGTTATCCCACAACTGATGAGTGGGGCGGTGTTCTCCTGGGTGGCGACGCGCTCTGGCCTGCGGGCCGCCATGCTCTGCCATGGGTGCGACAACGCCCTTGTCACTGTCCTGGGAGCGGTGCCGCTGGTGTGGCGGGTCCTGACGAGCTGA
- a CDS encoding tyrosine-type recombinase/integrase produces the protein MTGSALDLVRQDLHDRARAWVSLHPDERRRRAVQACAEKDAEALWSLVEAYLTQHAQSGVLISRHTLLSYRTGVRQLVDHMTNRAWKVLGPEREDAQGWVGDLIASGKSISTVQARVAAGITLYKALRWAGATRASPFEDVRLPRDRRHPLEKNAPYSESLVARVLTRAREAYGEAETSAKRSRQLEVWALLLVLTHSGLRIDEALSLRWPDVDAGEDEPHLVVQSGKGRKSRVVPISPRLADALHAYRGVTRTRRHREDFIFPYRTWQGAAYHVRPLFARRNGGNDFRGFHAFRKYMGSRLYEALGDFVAVAEVLGHANVNTTRGYVRVGVKRARQAIREW, from the coding sequence ATGACGGGGTCTGCCCTGGACCTAGTTCGCCAGGACCTGCACGACCGGGCCCGGGCCTGGGTATCGCTCCACCCCGACGAGCGGCGTCGCCGCGCCGTTCAGGCCTGCGCCGAAAAAGACGCCGAAGCGCTCTGGTCCCTGGTCGAGGCGTACCTCACCCAGCACGCGCAGTCGGGCGTGCTGATCAGCCGCCACACCCTGCTCAGCTACCGCACCGGGGTCCGGCAGCTCGTGGACCACATGACAAACCGAGCCTGGAAGGTGCTCGGTCCCGAGCGTGAGGACGCTCAGGGGTGGGTGGGCGACCTGATCGCTTCTGGCAAGTCGATCAGTACCGTGCAGGCAAGGGTCGCGGCAGGCATCACCCTGTACAAGGCCCTGCGCTGGGCGGGCGCCACCCGCGCTTCGCCCTTCGAGGACGTGCGCCTCCCCCGCGACCGCCGTCACCCCCTGGAGAAGAACGCGCCGTACAGCGAGAGCCTCGTCGCCCGGGTGCTGACCCGTGCCCGGGAAGCCTACGGAGAGGCAGAGACCTCAGCAAAGCGCTCCCGGCAACTGGAAGTGTGGGCGCTGTTGCTGGTCCTCACCCATTCGGGGCTACGCATTGACGAGGCCCTCAGCCTGCGCTGGCCGGACGTGGACGCGGGCGAGGACGAGCCGCACCTCGTCGTGCAGTCGGGCAAGGGGCGCAAGAGCCGCGTGGTCCCGATCAGCCCCCGCCTGGCCGACGCGCTGCACGCCTATCGCGGTGTCACCCGGACCCGGCGGCACCGGGAGGACTTCATCTTCCCGTACCGCACCTGGCAGGGGGCGGCGTACCACGTGCGGCCGCTGTTCGCGCGGCGGAACGGGGGGAACGACTTCCGGGGGTTTCACGCCTTCCGCAAGTACATGGGGAGTCGGCTGTACGAGGCGCTGGGGGACTTCGTGGCGGTGGCGGAGGTGCTGGGACACGCCAACGTGAACACGACGCGCGGGTATGTGCGGGTGGGCGTGAAGCGCGCCCGGCAGGCCATCCGGGAGTGGTGA
- a CDS encoding DUF2227 family putative metal-binding protein — translation MPSGDLHTGVNLITLVGIAGPLAALHVSQDLLLSLAAGYLTGTLLITPDLDLAGHVRVRARCNWGVWGGLWRPLSLFVRHRGVTHTYVRGPLLLLGYAAVLLTLPVTALLAVDRALDVPLRVPTPDGPLYAVALGGYLLAYWLHLWLDGYRPWNVRRW, via the coding sequence ATGCCCAGCGGTGACCTGCACACCGGAGTCAACCTGATCACCCTGGTGGGGATCGCCGGACCCCTGGCCGCCCTGCACGTCTCCCAGGACCTGCTCCTCTCGCTGGCGGCGGGATACCTGACCGGGACGCTGCTGATCACGCCTGACCTCGACCTGGCGGGACACGTGCGTGTGCGGGCACGGTGCAACTGGGGTGTCTGGGGAGGCCTGTGGCGCCCGCTGAGCCTGTTCGTGCGGCACCGGGGCGTCACGCACACCTACGTCCGCGGACCGCTCCTTCTGCTGGGGTACGCCGCCGTCCTGCTGACACTGCCGGTCACCGCGCTGCTCGCCGTGGACCGGGCCCTGGACGTCCCCCTGCGGGTACCCACCCCGGACGGGCCGCTCTACGCGGTGGCGCTGGGCGGATACCTGCTCGCGTACTGGCTGCACCTGTGGCTGGACGGATACCGGCCCTGGAACGTGCGCCGGTGGTGA
- a CDS encoding helix-turn-helix domain-containing protein yields MNALSPLHSLQVLDLLGQGPSTTGDIAALTGLPRADAHTLFRTLQDAGLVCKAADRAGTLRLHHLTTLETEPAEVTQERVLAEVERRRTVAALVTTTGFPRTVVTDVLTRALWRGEVSCRCIGSLGVFTRGKAWQPSVSGQPT; encoded by the coding sequence ATGAACGCCCTCTCCCCTCTCCACAGCCTGCAAGTGCTCGACCTCCTGGGGCAGGGACCGTCCACCACCGGCGACATTGCGGCCCTCACCGGCCTCCCGCGTGCGGACGCCCACACCCTCTTCAGGACTCTTCAGGACGCTGGCTTGGTCTGCAAGGCCGCCGACCGCGCGGGAACTCTCCGCCTCCATCATCTGACCACTCTGGAAACCGAGCCCGCCGAGGTGACCCAGGAGCGGGTCCTGGCCGAGGTCGAGCGGCGGCGCACCGTGGCCGCACTCGTCACCACGACCGGTTTTCCGCGCACAGTCGTCACGGACGTGCTCACCCGTGCGCTGTGGCGAGGCGAGGTGAGCTGCCGCTGCATCGGGAGCCTGGGGGTGTTCACCCGGGGTAAAGCCTGGCAACCGAGCGTTTCCGGTCAACCGACATGA